The following are encoded together in the Dickeya lacustris genome:
- a CDS encoding acid phosphatase: protein MRYSSVFMAVVCALTAVQAQAAPSIDSPLQQVQLLQTTTEASNSAPVIEMQQKVQQLLQKALQGNAPKLTRAVLDKAPDQGEPQGDMAWLKSTGYSFNAKDQQQASVKLLEGFKTLPEAVLKKNLATVERINLEATLPLRQKALIDAENTRYLYALAEALGPKLGKAFLDVYQKGDIGKAAALIKATNVSTSMAKNTFDYPRPFRQKGNSIHLVADTAVVMDNARYTASGGSFPSGHTNGGYNDALLLAQMLPERFVPLMDRAATYGYSRLVLGVHYPLDVMGGRMAAQRSVAHFLNDPKYRMLFNEAKAQLRGALEKACGTTLAECAKPQGKNDPYTDPAMKAFYRYTMTYNLPVAKVHAEPVKVPQGAEVLLEGPLPQLSAAQRRALMAKTAIADGYPLSSGGTDANFWQRLNLHDAVLEGKKRH from the coding sequence ATGCGTTACTCTTCTGTGTTTATGGCTGTTGTCTGCGCACTGACGGCGGTACAGGCGCAAGCCGCTCCTTCGATTGACTCTCCGTTGCAGCAGGTACAGTTGCTGCAAACCACCACCGAAGCCAGCAATAGCGCGCCGGTGATTGAAATGCAGCAAAAAGTGCAACAGCTGTTGCAAAAAGCGCTGCAAGGCAATGCGCCTAAACTGACTCGCGCGGTGCTGGATAAAGCGCCGGATCAGGGGGAGCCGCAGGGGGATATGGCCTGGCTGAAGTCAACGGGCTATAGCTTTAATGCCAAAGATCAGCAACAGGCCAGCGTAAAGCTGCTCGAAGGGTTCAAAACGCTGCCGGAGGCGGTGCTGAAGAAAAATCTGGCAACGGTTGAGCGCATTAACCTTGAGGCGACCTTGCCATTGCGCCAGAAGGCGCTGATTGATGCAGAAAATACCCGTTACCTTTACGCCCTGGCCGAAGCGCTGGGGCCGAAACTGGGCAAGGCGTTTTTGGATGTCTACCAAAAAGGAGACATCGGTAAAGCGGCTGCGTTGATTAAGGCGACCAACGTCAGCACCTCGATGGCGAAAAACACCTTTGATTACCCGCGCCCGTTCCGCCAGAAAGGGAACAGTATTCATCTGGTGGCGGATACCGCCGTCGTGATGGACAATGCGCGCTACACCGCATCCGGTGGGTCGTTCCCCAGCGGCCATACCAACGGCGGGTATAATGATGCGTTGTTGCTGGCGCAAATGCTGCCTGAGCGCTTCGTGCCGTTAATGGATCGCGCGGCGACCTATGGTTATTCCCGGCTGGTGCTGGGGGTGCATTATCCGCTGGATGTGATGGGCGGGCGCATGGCGGCACAGCGCAGTGTGGCGCATTTCCTCAATGACCCGAAATACCGCATGCTGTTTAATGAGGCCAAAGCCCAGTTGCGCGGCGCGCTGGAAAAAGCCTGCGGCACCACGCTTGCCGAGTGCGCCAAACCGCAAGGCAAGAATGACCCATACACTGACCCGGCCATGAAAGCGTTCTACCGCTATACCATGACCTATAACCTGCCGGTGGCGAAAGTTCACGCCGAACCGGTCAAGGTGCCGCAAGGGGCGGAAGTGTTACTGGAAGGCCCGTTGCCGCAATTAAGCGCCGCCCAGCGCCGCGCGTTGATGGCAAAAACCGCGATTGCCGACGGCTACCCGCTCTCGTCAGGTGGCACAGACGCTAACTTCTGGCAGCGCCTGAACCTGCATGATGCGGTGCTGGAGGGGAAAAAACGGCATTAA